A region from the Sandaracinus amylolyticus genome encodes:
- a CDS encoding succinylglutamate desuccinylase/aspartoacylase family protein encodes MDTPRAHSTTAPLAAREVGRLRGANAGPTLICVGGIHGNEPAGTIASRRVLDRLEGSSHAIRGELVAFAGNLASLRLRRRFQAKDLNRLWTPARVRELRARPDRSADDPEDLEQHELLEVIEAAILRARGPVYFMDLHTTSAAGIPFVLFGDTLPQRAFARAFPLPIVLGLEEQVDGVMSEYFTHHGCITLTIEGGQHDDPASIDNLEAAIWVALETSRMIASDGFARERERSHALLHSRRGHLPRVLEVIERHAITPADEFVMTPGFANLERVRRGQLLARDRRGEIRARSDGMVILPLYQGLGDDGFFWGREVSEARLVASELLRRARLDRALPLLPGVRRDPTHRDRLIVDTRIARAYPLDVFHAFGYRRIRQCGAELTVGRQPG; translated from the coding sequence ATGGACACACCGCGCGCTCACTCGACCACGGCTCCGCTCGCGGCGCGCGAGGTCGGTCGCCTCCGCGGCGCGAACGCGGGCCCCACGTTGATCTGTGTCGGCGGCATCCACGGCAACGAGCCCGCAGGCACGATCGCGAGCCGCCGCGTCCTCGATCGCCTCGAGGGCTCCTCGCACGCGATCCGCGGCGAGCTCGTCGCGTTCGCGGGCAACCTCGCGTCGCTGCGTCTGCGCCGTCGCTTCCAGGCGAAGGACCTCAATCGCCTGTGGACGCCGGCGCGGGTTCGCGAGCTGCGCGCGCGCCCCGATCGCAGCGCCGACGACCCCGAGGACCTCGAGCAGCACGAGCTCCTCGAGGTGATCGAGGCCGCGATCCTCCGTGCGCGCGGCCCCGTCTACTTCATGGATCTGCACACGACGAGCGCCGCGGGGATCCCGTTCGTGCTCTTCGGCGACACGCTCCCGCAGCGCGCGTTCGCGCGCGCCTTCCCGCTGCCGATCGTCCTCGGGCTCGAGGAGCAGGTCGACGGCGTGATGAGCGAGTACTTCACGCACCACGGCTGCATCACGCTGACGATCGAGGGCGGACAGCACGACGATCCGGCCTCGATCGACAACCTCGAAGCGGCGATCTGGGTCGCGCTCGAGACGTCGCGGATGATCGCGTCGGACGGCTTCGCGCGCGAGCGCGAGCGCAGCCACGCGCTGCTCCACTCGCGCCGCGGGCACCTGCCGCGCGTGCTCGAGGTGATCGAGCGCCACGCGATCACACCCGCCGACGAGTTCGTGATGACGCCGGGCTTCGCGAACCTCGAGCGCGTGCGGCGCGGTCAGCTCCTCGCGCGCGATCGACGCGGAGAGATCCGCGCGCGCTCGGACGGGATGGTGATCCTCCCGCTCTACCAAGGGCTCGGCGACGACGGGTTCTTCTGGGGCCGCGAGGTGAGCGAGGCGCGCCTCGTCGCGAGCGAGCTGCTGCGCCGCGCGCGGCTCGATCGCGCGCTGCCGCTGCTGCCCGGCGTGCGACGCGATCCCACGCATCGCGACCGGCTGATCGTCGAC